AAGCCATTCCTCCACACGCTTTTGGGCCGAGATCACGGTCGCGTGACTGCGTCGTCCGAAAAATCGACCAATCTCCGAAAGATTGGCCCTTGTGCATTTGCGAGCGAGCCACATGGCCAGCATACGTGGCTGCGTGACGATGCGATCTTTCCGGTCACTCTGAAGCGTGCCGGGAGGAAGGGCAAAAGCTCGGCAGACCTCCCTCTCGATATCGGCGAGCGTCACCTGCTTGGTACCTTCGGGCAGAAGGTCGGAAAGGATTTCTCCGGCAAGCTGCCGATCGGGTACCCGCTTGAGGGCCCTCGCAGCGGCTTCCAAACGTCGGAGGGCACCAATGATCTGACGAACGCTTCGGGCAAACGATTCAGCAATCCACTGCTGGACTTCGCGATCCAGGGAAAAATTGGTCGCGAGGCAGAAATTCTCAACGATTTTCACCCGCGTGGCAAAGTCCGGCGGATCGATACGACAGACGATCCCACTTTCCAGTCTGCTGCGTAGCTCAGGTGTCAATTCACGAAGTTCCGAGGGCGGTCGGTCCGCGGCACACACGACCTGACAGCCATTTTTCATCAACGTGTCAAGTGTGTAGAGAAGTTCGATTTGCGTCTGTCGCTTGCCCCCGAAAAACTGAAGGTCATCCAAAATAAGGAGCTGGACGCCCCGGTATTTCTGACGAAAAACCGGGATCGTTCCCGATTGAAGGGCCTCCACGTAAGCACTCGTGAATTGCTCGGCAGAAAGATAGAGCGCGGCGACGCGTGGATTCCGTTTTTTAACTGTCTTCCAAATACCTTCCAGAAGATGTGTTTTGCCGACACCGCTTGGTCCGTGGATCACCAGCGGGGAATAACTCCCCAATTTTCGGGTGACCGTCTCGGCAGCCGCATATGCTAGTCGGTTACAATCTCCCACCACAAAGGTTTCCAGATCGCCAAGGCCCAGTGCGTTGGCGCGATTCACGGCACGCGGTTCCGAACCGGCGGAATTGGGGCGACCCTGGGTGCCATGGACATGCGTGGCGTCCAGTGGTTCTTCCCGTTTTTCCTTCGTGTTGCCATTCGCCTCACGGCCATCAGGTGCTTCGACCGTCGTGTGAGGGAGGACGCGAAGAAAATCGCCTGACGAGTCGCAGCCGTCGCACGTAGGTTCGATCTCATCATCGCTGGGATCGGCTGGTGCTTCGCCTGCGATATGCGGTGCGAAACCGCAAGGTTTGTGGCTCGCATCATTGAGCGCTTCCAGGGTGCCAGCTGTTTCCCGACTCCCCACCGCTGACAGAATCGGCTTTGGCGCGGTAAGTGAATCGGAGGTAATGCACTCAGCGCATGAGGCGTCATTCTCCGCGGAACACTCACGGGCGTGCGCTAAATGAGCAAAGAGGGGCAGGTCTTCCAGCGAAAACGTCTGAGTGTGAGAGGATAAGCTTTCGCGTGAAGTGGCCCTCTTAGTTGCGGCGGCAGATGACCGAGTACTGCCCTTGCCCGGACGAGTGGTCGGCCTGGCAAGCACGGGCTCTTCTTCTTCCGAAGTACTCAGATTCTCATTCCACTCGTAGTGAACCTGGGGGATTTTGCCGAAGACCGCCTGGCAGGCTTCCTCGATTGCGTCGTGAAAGACTGTTCGAATCCAATCGACATAAAAACTGTTGGCCACCTGGAGCGTAAGCTGGGCACCATCCCAAAGGAAGC
This is a stretch of genomic DNA from Thermogutta terrifontis. It encodes these proteins:
- a CDS encoding chromosomal replication initiator protein DnaA, with protein sequence MTRDDKEVISALRKVLADKVGYERYALWFGRRTRFLWDGAQLTLQVANSFYVDWIRTVFHDAIEEACQAVFGKIPQVHYEWNENLSTSEEEEPVLARPTTRPGKGSTRSSAAATKRATSRESLSSHTQTFSLEDLPLFAHLAHARECSAENDASCAECITSDSLTAPKPILSAVGSRETAGTLEALNDASHKPCGFAPHIAGEAPADPSDDEIEPTCDGCDSSGDFLRVLPHTTVEAPDGREANGNTKEKREEPLDATHVHGTQGRPNSAGSEPRAVNRANALGLGDLETFVVGDCNRLAYAAAETVTRKLGSYSPLVIHGPSGVGKTHLLEGIWKTVKKRNPRVAALYLSAEQFTSAYVEALQSGTIPVFRQKYRGVQLLILDDLQFFGGKRQTQIELLYTLDTLMKNGCQVVCAADRPPSELRELTPELRSRLESGIVCRIDPPDFATRVKIVENFCLATNFSLDREVQQWIAESFARSVRQIIGALRRLEAAARALKRVPDRQLAGEILSDLLPEGTKQVTLADIEREVCRAFALPPGTLQSDRKDRIVTQPRMLAMWLARKCTRANLSEIGRFFGRRSHATVISAQKRVEEWLSGQEAMASSEGQRPLRETIREIERRLRAG